In the genome of Lacerta agilis isolate rLacAgi1 chromosome 2, rLacAgi1.pri, whole genome shotgun sequence, one region contains:
- the LOC117042831 gene encoding zinc finger protein 397-like: MADCNLLGLGPRGKQAERDPRDSQRPPAKEISTGAASPQNLSEGLRQHQETQEQQKGSKPAPSPYSVWRPSRLFEPVSTEERKEFKATYRAREDSGRLPRGGSAIAVQTLPVLGGGAREEAYEGSEVSRALKGPIPDEDDADCLEIHRQHFRHFCYQEIEGPQRVLSQLRELCRQWLMPERHTKEQIVDLVILEQFLTILPLEMQIWVCKGGPATCTQALSLAESFLLKLQEAESHEQKVSGLVEEAFVNSPTSEQDPLATMEMQLSTENEEEDEDEDDDEEEEEEKPHEEHGQENLEQEESLLEKPRLTEWGLALDRGGKGAYLQGTDMEAILGNGRENVPGKASKQAESDKGLRERSLQEEVLWQKRTKAGSENGLRLSFLKNQKTQTVDKPRRCPSCGERSHKRSCLAMHERAPGGEQPRKCPQRGREQPHKCLSTLRHDEGLRESQEGICRWKSKKRGGAGSDWRQQFHHLSADSWRAQKGEKAAKGSACGAERVPWRAAFPNRERAEQVGKPHQCFECGKSFSQKGNLNIHKKTHTGEKPYACSECGKCFVTNSRLLTHKRVHTGEKPYNCSYCGNNFSQLAHLVQHQRRHTGEKPYSCPYCGKSFSVKANLITHQRTHTGEKPYECSECPKSFVSSSDLKKHKRVHTGQLYT; the protein is encoded by the exons ATGGCAGACTGTAACTTGCTGGGACTGGGACCAAGAGGAAAGCAGGCTGAAAGAGACCCCCGTGACTCCCAAAGGCCCCCCGCCAAGGAGATTTCGACTGGGGCAGCTTCCCCACAGAACCTGTCTGAGGGGCTACGACAGCATCAGGAGACTCAGGAACAGCAAAAGGGCTCAAAGCCAGCACCGTCTCCTTACTCCGTGTGGAGGCCGTCGCGGTTATTTGAACCCGTGTCCAcggaggagaggaaggaatttAAGGCCACCTACCGAGCAAGGGAAGACAGTgggcggctgcccagaggagggTCTGCCATTGCGGTGCAGACCTTGCCTGTTCTTGGCGGGGGAGCACGAGAAGAGGCCTACGAAGGCTCGGAAGTTTCCAGGGCGTTGAAAGGACCGATTCCAGACGAGGACGATGCTGACTGCTTGGAGATCCACCGCCAGCACTTCCGCCATTTCTGCTATCAAGAGATCGAGGGGCCCCAGAGGGTCCTGAGCCAGCTCCGCGAACTCTGCCGCCAGTGGCTCATGCCGGAGAGGCACACCAAAGAGCAGATCGTGGACctggtgatcctggagcagttcctgaccATCCTGCCCTTGGAGATGCAGATCTGGGTCTGCAAAGGCGGACCGGCCACCTGCACCCAGGCGCTATCCCTGGCCGAAAGCTTCCTCTTGAAGCTGCAAGAGGCTGAGAGTCACGAACAAAAG GTGTCCGGACTAGTGGAAGAGGCATTTGTTAATTCACCAACATCAGAGCAGGATCCGTTGGCGACCATGGAGATGCAGCTCTCTACAGAGAACGAGGAAGAGGAcgaggatgaggatgatgatgaagaggaggaagaggagaagccc CATGAAGAGCATGGGCAGGAGAACCTGGAGCAGGAGGAATCGCTTCTGGAGAAACCCAGGCTTACCGAGTGGGGGCTGGCGCTGGACCGAGGTGGTAAAGGGGCCTACCTTCAAGGTACTGACATGGAAGCAATTCTCGGGAACGGCCGGGAAAACGTCCCTGGGAAGGCTTCGAAGCAAGCCGAGAGCGACAAAGGCTTGCGGGAGAGGAGCCTCCAAGAGGAAGTTCTCTGGCAGAAGAGGACGAAGGCAGGCTCTGAAAACGGCCTGCGCCTCAGCTTCCTGAAGAACCAGAAGACACAAACGGTGGACAAGCCGCGCCGATGCCCGTCCTGCGGGGAGCGCTCTCACAAGAGGTCGTGCTTGGCCATGCACGAGAGAGCCCCCGGCGGGGAGCAGCCCCGCAAGTGCCCGCAGCGTGGCAGGGAGCAGCCCCACAAGTGCCTCTCCACGCTGCGGCACGACGAAGGCCTCCGCGAGAGCCAGGAGGGGATCTGCCGGTGGAAGTCCAAGAAGCGAGGGGGTGCGGGCAGCGACTGGCGGCAGCAGTTCCACCACCTGAGCGCCGACAGCTGGCGAGCGCAGAAGGGAGAGAAGGCGGCCAAAGGTTCTGCATGCGGCGCCGAGAGGGTCCCCTGGCGCGCGGCCTTCCCAAATCGCGAGCGGGCCGAGCAGGTGGGGAAGCCGCACCAGTGCTTTGAGTGCggcaagagcttcagccagaaggGGAACCTCAACATCCACAAGAAGacgcacacgggcgagaagccgtaCGCCTGCTCCGAGTGCGGGAAGTGCTTTGTGACGAACTCTCGGCTGCTTACCCACAAACGGgtgcacacgggcgagaagccgtaCAACTGCTCGTACTGCGGCAACAACTTCAGCCAGCTGGCACACCTCGTGCAACACCAACGCAggcacacgggggagaagccctacagcTGCCCCTACTGCGGCAAAAGCTTCAGCGTCAAGGCCAACCTCATCACCCACCAGCGcacccacacgggggagaagccctacgagTGCTCCGAGTGCCCCAAAAGCTTCGTCTCGAGCTCTGACCTTAAGAAACATAAACGGGTACACACGGGCCAGCTCTATACGTGA
- the LOC117042666 gene encoding zinc finger protein 2 homolog: MEEEEPSAAKPEDSSVAEDGDGHVVQAGTVREFLTGEGPPRIKQEPEEGLQQRWESQWQDFLKTVESPPQERSSSLQPDPWPEDDTMECRVSLKRVADVTQGPGGEGTARTHLDVCGEVHENLDSCVKVKEEILEEEEEEAADVENQRQHFHQFCYQDADGLQEAPGALGVVTVKSPKSEEEPLDIVKLQLPLEVKQEYDWEASSAEYDGQVLKNEEETFESEKPGDMDVCGTPLERAEGMFYWGPGMEEKSGSQQGVDWHLGKSVKQGFLYGEGDQNFYETTFPFRKKTSSNSGQQCHLDIDLPEGQQIQAKDKLHKYTHCGKISNSSKTSLLPHERTPAGGKAYICSECGKSFGWRTNLVKHKRIHTGEKPYKCPSCGKSFNAKSTLIKHERSHTGEKPYECTECGKAFGEKGILVKHLRIHTGEKPHKCSDCGKSFIERGALIKHERTHTGEKPYECPDCGKTFRISCHLKLHKRTHTGEKPHKCSDCGKSFSERASLVKHERTHTGEKPYECSECGKSFRISFQLVIHKRTHTGEKPHECSDCGNSFREIASLIKHKRTHTGEKPYECTECGKSFRTSFQLKTHRRTHTGEKPYHCLDCGQSFSQRSRLVIHERTHTGERPYSCSECGKSFVSSSHLRKHTIVHTGEKPHRCSYCEKSFSKKSNLVVHERIHTGEKPYECLVCEKRFCSSSVFHRHMKIHPGEAS, encoded by the exons ATGGAGGAAGAGGAACCTTCTGCAGCCAAACCAGAagacagctcagtggcagaagacGGAGATGGCCATGTTGTCCAGGCTGGGACTGTCCGTGAGTTTCTGACTGGGGAAGGCCCTCCACGAATTAAGCAGGAGCCCGAGGAGGGGCTGCAGCAACGCTGGGAGAGCCAATGGCAGGATTTCCTAAAGACGGTAGAGTCACCCCCACAAGAGAGGAGCAGCTCCCTGCAGCCTGACCCATGGCCAGAGGATGACACAATGGAATGTCGGGTCTCCTTGAAGAGAGTCGCTGATGTCACGCAGGGGCCAGGAGGAGAGGGTACAGCTCGAACCCATCTTGATGTGTGTGGAGAGGTCCATGAAAACCTGGACTCTTGTGTGAAAGTGAAGGAAGAgatactggaggaggaggaggaggaagcagctgatGTGGAGAACCAACGCCAGCACTTCCATCAGTTTTGTTACCAGGATGCTGACGGGCTGCAAGAG GCACCAGGGGCCCTTGGTGTTGTGACTGTAAAATCTCCAAAATCGGAGGAAGAGCCACTGGACATTGTAAAGTTGCAGCTCCCCCTGGAGGTCAAGCAGGAGTATGACTGGGAGGCAAGCTCAGCAG AATATGATGGTCAGGTACTGAAGAACGAGGAAGAGACCTTTGAGTCGGAAAAACCTGGGGACATGGATGTCTGTGGCACACCATTGGAAAGAGCTGAAGGAATGTTTTACTGGGGGCCTGGGATGGAAGAAAAGTCTGGAAGTCAACAGGGGGTAGACTGGCATTTAGGGAAGAGCGTAAAGCAAGGCTTCCTGTATGGGGAAGGGGACCAAAACTTTTATGAAACGACCTTCCCATTTAGGAAAAAGACGAGTTCCAACAGTGGACAGCAATGTCACCTGGACATTGATCTGCCGGAGGGTCAGCAAATACAAGCAAAAGATAAACTGCATAAATATACGCACTGCGGAAAAATCTCTAACAGCAGCAAAACATCCCTGCTTCCCCACGAGAGGACCCCCGCAGGAGGGAAAGCATACATCTGCTCcgagtgcgggaaaagcttcGGCTGGAGAACAAACCTTGTTAAACAcaagagaatccacacgggggagaagccgtacaaatGCCCGAGTTGTGGCAAAAGCTTCAATGCAAAATCCACCCTGATCAAACACGAGCGTtcgcacacgggggagaaaccgtatGAGTGCACAGAGTGCGGAAAAGCCTTCGGTGAAAAGGGGATACTTGTTAAGCACCtgagaatccacacgggagaaAAGCCCCACAAATGCTCAGACTGCGGCAAGAGCTTTATCGAGAGGGGCGCCCTCATTAAACACGAGAggacccacacgggagagaagccctacgAATGTCCCGACTGCGGGAAAACCTTCAGGATCAGTTGCCACCTTAAACTCCACAAGAGGACGCACACCGGCGAGAAGCCACACAAGTGCTCCGATTGTGGCAAAAGCTTCAGCGAGAGAGCCTCTCTGGTGAAACACGAGAgaacccacacgggagagaagccgtacgagtgctccgagtgcgggaaaagcttcCGGATCAGCTTCCAGCTCGTGATTCACAAAAGGActcacacgggcgagaagccacACGAGTGCTCCGACTGTGGCAACAGCTTCAGGGAGATCGCCTCCCTTATCAAACACAAGAGAacgcacacgggagagaagccttaCGAGTGCaccgagtgcgggaagagcttcaggaCCAGCTTCCAGCTGAAGACCCATAGAAGgacgcacacaggagagaagccatatcACTGCCTGGACTGCGGGCAAAGCTTCAGCCAGAGATCCCGCCTTGTCATACACGAGAGGACCCACACCGGGGAGAGACCATACAGCTGCTctgagtgcgggaagagcttcgtCTCCAGCTCTCACCTTCGGAAACACACCATcgtgcacacaggagagaagccccaCCGATGCTCATACTGTGAAAAAAGCTTCAGTAAGAAATCCAACCTTGTTGTGCACGAGAGGATCCACACGGGAGAAAAGCCGTACGAGTGCTTGGTGTGTGAGAAAAGGTTTTGTAGCTCCTCTGTTTTTCATAGACACATGAAAATCCACCCGGGAGAGGCATCCTAG